A window from Eubalaena glacialis isolate mEubGla1 chromosome 1, mEubGla1.1.hap2.+ XY, whole genome shotgun sequence encodes these proteins:
- the OBSL1 gene encoding obscurin-like protein 1 isoform X2, translated as MKAGSGDQGSPPCFLRFPRPVRVVSGAEAELKCVVLGEPPPIVVWEKGGQQLAASERLSFPADGAEHGLLLSGALPTDAGVYVCRARNAAGEAYAAAAVTVLEPPAPEREPQPAERLRPPPGAGEGAPVFLTGPRSQWVLRGAEVVLECQVGGLPAPTLYWEKDGMALDEVWDSSHFSLESGRAEGRPGASLALRILAARLPDSGVYVCHARNAHGHARAGALLQVQQPPESPPEDPDEAPSPVVEPLKCAPKTFWVNEGKHAKFRCYVMGKPEPEIEWLWEGHPLLPDRRRLMYRDRDGGFVLKVLYCQAKDRGLYVCAARNSAGQTLSAVQLHVKEPRLRFTRPLQDVEGREHGIVVLECKVPNSRIPTAWFREDQRLLPCRKYEQIEEGTVRRLIIHRLKADDDGVYLCEMRGRVRTVANVTVKGPILKRLPRKLDVFEGENAVLLVETREAGVEGRWSRDGEDLPATCQSSSGHMHALVLPGVTREDAGEVTFSLGNSRTTTLLRVKCVKHNPPGPPVLAEMFKGHRNTVLLTWKPPEPAPETPFIYRLERQEVGSEDWIQCFSIEKAGAVEVPGDCVPSEGDYRFRVCTVSEHGRSSHVVFHGSAHLVPTARLVAGLDDVQVYDGEDAVFSLDLSTIIQGTWFLNGEELKSNEPEGQVEPGALRYQVEQKGLQHRLILQAVKHQDSGALVGFSCPGVQDSAALTIQESPVHILSPQDKVSLTFTTSEQVVLTCELSRVDFPASWYKDGQKVEENESLVVKMDGRKHRLIMPEAQVQDSGEFECRTEGVSAFFSVSVQDPPVHILDPREHVFVHAITSECVMLTCEVDREDAPVHWYKDGQEVEESDFVVLENEGPHHRLVLPAAQPPDGGEFQCVAGDERAYFTVTITDVSSWIVYPSGKVYVAAVRLERVVLTCELCRPWAEVRWTKDGEEVVESPALLLQKEDTVRRLVLPAVQLEDSGEYLCEIDDESASFTVTVTEPPVRIIYPRDEVTLVAVSLECVVLMCELSREDAPVRWYKDGLEVEESKALVLESDGPRRRLVLPAAQPEDGGEFVCDAGDDSAFFTVTVTATPERIVHPAARSLDLQFGAPGRVELRCEVAPAGSRVRWYKDGLEVEASDALQLGAKGPTRTLTLPHAQPEDAGEYVCETRDEAVTFNVSLAEPPVQFLAPETAPSPLCVAPGEPLVLSCELSRAGALVFWSHNGRPVQEGEGLELRAEGPRRVLCIRAADPVHAGLYTCQSGAAPGAPSLSFTIQVAEPPVRVVDPEAAQTRVRSTPGGDLELAVHLSRPGGPVRWYKDGERLASQGRVQLEQDGARQVLRVQGARSRDAGEYLCDTPQDSRIFLVSVEEPPPVKLGSELTPLTVHEGDDATFRCEVSPPDADVTWLHNGAIVTPGPQLEVAQNGSSRILTVRGCQLEDAGTVTAQAGGTSTSARLHVRETELLFLRRLQDVRAEEGQDVCLEVETGRVGAAGAVRWVRGGAPLPPDSRLSTAQDGHVYRLFIHGVVLADQGTYGCESHHDRTLARLSVKPRQLRVLRPLEDVTVIEGGSATFQLELSQEDVTGEWARGGVRLQPGPTCQIHAEGHAHCLVLSGLGLADSGCISFTADALRCAARLTVREAPVTIVRGPQDLEVTEGDTATFECELSQALADVTWEKDGQPLTPSPRIRLQALGTRRLLQLRRCGPLDSGTYSCVVGMARAGPVHLVVRERKVSVLSELRSVSAREGDGATFECTVSEVETTGSWELGGRPLRPGGRVRIRQEGKKHILVLSELRAEDSGEVRFQAGPAQSVAQLEVEALPLQICRRPPREKTVLVGRRAVLEVTVSRSGGQVCWLREGVALCPGDKYELRSHGHTHSLVIHDVRPEDQGTYCCQAGQDSAHTRLLVEARRTEPGQAGALGQLGRRMPLPWEGVGREGNQRCWETIKVVQPLSWLSV; from the exons ATGAAGGCGGGCTCGGGGGACCAGGGGAGCCCCCCGTGCTTCCTGCGCTTCCCGCGGCCCGTGCGGGTGGTAAGTGGCGCCGAGGCCGAGCTCAAGTGCGTGGTGCTGGGGGAGCCTCCGCCCATTGTCGTGTGGGAGAAGGGCGGGCAGCAGCTGGCGGCCTCGGAGCGCCTGAGCTTCCCGGCGGACGGCGCCGAGCACGGCCTGCTGCTGAGCGGCGCGCTGCCCACCGACGCGGGGGTCTACGTGTGCCGCGCCCGCAATGCGGCCGGAGAGGCCTACGCGGCGGCCGCCGTCACCGTGCTGGAGCCGCCGGCCCCCGAGCGCGAGCCCCAGCCTGCCGAACGCCTGCGGCCGCCGCCCGGGGCCGGGGAGGGCGCCCCGGTGTTCCTGACGGGGCCCCGGTCCCAGTGGGTGCTGCGGGGGGCGGAGGTGGTGCTGGAGTGCCAGGTGGGGGGCCTCCCCGCGCCAACGCTGTACTGGGAGAAGGACGGGATGGCGCTGGACGAAGTGTGGGACAGTAGCCACTTCTCCCTCGAATCTGGCCGCGCCGAGGGCCGCCCGGGCGCGAGCCTGGCGCTGCGCATCCTGGCGGCGCGGCTGCCCGACTCCGGCGTCTACGTGTGCCACGCCCGCAACGCGCACGGCCACGCGCGGGCCGGCGCGCTGCTGCAGGTGCAGCAGCCCCCCGAGAGCCCGCCCGAGGACCCGGACGAGGCCCCCAGCCCCGTGGTGGAGCCGCTCAAGTGCGCGCCCAAGACCTTCTGGGTGAACGAGGGCAAGCACGCCAAGTTCCGCTGCTACGTGATGGGCAAGCCCGAGCCCGAGATCGAATGGCTCTGGGAGGGCCACCCGCTGCTCCCTGACCGCCGCCGCCTCATGTACCGCGACCGCGACGGCGGCTTCGTGCTCAAGGTGCTCTACTGCCAGGCCAAGGATCGCGGGCTCTACGTGTGTGCCGCGCGCAACTCGGCGGGCCAGACGCTCAGTGCCGTGCAGCTGCATGTCAAAG AGCCTCGCCTCCGCTTCACGAGGCCCCTGCAGGACGTGGAGGGCCGGGAGCATGGGATTGTGGTGCTGGAGTGTAAAGTCCCCAACTCCCGCATTCCCACGGCCTGGTTCCGCGAGGACCAGCGGCTGCTGCCCTGCCGCAAGTACGAGCAGATCGAGGAGGGCACGGTCCGGCGCCTCATCATCCACAGGCTGAAGGCAGATGACGACGGAGTTTACCTGTGCGAGATGCGCGGCCGGGTGCGCACCGTGGCCAACGTGACGGTCAAAG GGCCCATCCTGAAGCGGCTGCCCCGGAAGCTCGATGTTTTTGAGGGAGAGAAtgcggtgctgctggtggagACCCGCGAGGCTGGGGTGGAAGGGCGCTGGAGTCGAGATGGGGAGGACCTGCCAGCCACCTGCCAGAGCAGCTCCGGCCACATGCATGCCCTGGTCCTTCCAGGGGTCACCCGAGAAGATGCTGGCGAGGTCACCTTCAGCCTGGGCAACTCCCGTACCACCACTCTGCTCAGAGTCAAAT GCGTCAAGCACAATCCCCCGGGACCCCCAGTGTTGGCAGAAATGTTCAAGGGCCACAGGAACACGGTCCTGCTGACCTGGAAGCCTCCCGAGCCAGCTCCCGAGACCCCCTTCATCTACCGGCTGGAACGGCAGGAGGTAGGCTCAGAAGACTGGATCCAGTGCTTCAGCATTGAGAAAGCTGGGGCCGTGGAGGTGCCGGGAGACTGTGTGCCCTCCGAGGGCGACTACCGCTTCCGCGTCTGCACCGTCAGCGAACACGGCCGCAGCTCCCATGTCGTGTTCCATGGGTCTGCTCACCTCG TGCCCACAGCACGCCTGGTGGCCGGTCTGGACGACGTGCAGGTGTATGACGGGGAAGATGCCGTCTTCTCCCTCGATCTCTCCACCATCATCCAGGGCACCTGGTTCCTTAATGGGGAAGAGCTCAAGAGTAATGAGCCAGAGGGCCAGGTGGAGCCTGGGGCCCTGCGGTACCAGGTGGAGCAGAAGGGCCTTCAGCACAGACTCATCCTGCAAGCTGTCAAGCACCAGGACAGCGGGGCCCTGGTTGGCTTCAGCTGCCCAGGTGTGCAGGACTCGGCTGCCCTCACCATCCAAG AGAGCCCGGTGCACATCCTGAGCCCCCAGGACAAGGTGTCGTTGACCTTCACGACCTCGGAGCAAGTGGTACTGACCTGTGAGCTCTCCCGGGTGGACTTCCCAGCGAGCTGGTACAAGGACGGGCAGAAGGTGGAGGAGAACGAGTCGCTGGTGGTGAAGATGGATGGGCGCAAACACCGCCTGATCATGCCTGAGGCCCAGGTCCAGGACAGTGGCGAGTTTGAGTGCAGAACGGAAGGGGTCTCAGCCTTCTTCAGCGTCTCCGTCCAAG ACCCCCCTGTGCACATCCTGGATCCCCGGGAGCACGTGTTTGTGCACGCCATAACCTCCGAGTGCGTCATGCTGACCTGTGAGGTGGACCGGGAGGACGCCCCCGTGCACTGGTACAAGGACGGGCAGGAGGTGGAAGAGAGCGACTTCGTGGTGCTGGAGAACGAGGGGCCCCATCACCGCCTGGTGCTGCCCGCCGCCCAGCCTCCAGATGGGGGCGAGTTCCAGTGCGTCGCTGGGGACGAGCGCGCCTACTTCACCGTGACCATCACAG ATGTCTCCTCGTGGATCGTGTACCCCAGCGGCAAGGTGTACGTGGCAGCCGTGCGCCTGGAGCGCGTGGTGCTGACCTGCGAGCTATGCCGGCCCTGGGCCGAGGTGCGCTGGACCAAGGATGGCGAAGAGGTGGTGGAGAGCCCTGCGCTGCTCCTGCAGAAGGAGGACACCGTCCGCCGCCTGGTGCTGCCCGCCGTCCAGCTGGAGGACTCGGGCGAGTACTTGTGTGAAATCGATGACGAGTCTGCCTCTTTCACCGTCACTGTCACAG AACCCCCGGTGCGCATCATATACCCCCGGGACGAGGTGACCTTGGTCGCCGTGAGCTTGGAGTGTGTGGTGCTGATGTGTGAGCTGTCGCGGGAGGACGCCCCCGTGCGCTGGTACAAGGAtgggctggaggtggaggagagCAAGGCCCTGGTGCTGGAGAGTGATGGGCCCCGCCGCCGCCTGGTGCTACCTGCTGCCCAGCCCGAGGACGGGGGCGAGTTCGTGTGCGACGCTGGAGACGACTCAGCCTTCTTCACTGTCACCGTCACAG CCACTCCAGAGAGGATTGTGCATCCAGCGGCCCGCTCCCTGGACCTGCAGTTcggggctccagggcgcgtggagCTGCGCTGCGAGGTGGCCCCGGCTGGGTCCCGGGTGCGCTGGTACAAGGATGGGCTGGAGGTGGAAGCATCAGATGCCCTGCAGCTGGGTGCCAAGGGGCCCACTCGCACCCTGACCCTGCCCCACGCCCAGCCTGAGGACGCCGGGGAGTATGTGTGTGAGACTCGTGATGAAGCCGTCACCTTCAACGTCAGCCTGGCTG AGCCCCCAGTCCAGTTCCTTGCCCCAGAGACAGCCCCCAGCCCTCTCTGCGTGGCCCCCGGGGAGCCGCTGGTGCTGAGCTGTGAACTGTCTCGGGCTGGCGCCCTCGTCTTCTGGAGCCACAACGGGAGGCCGGTGCAGGAGGGTGAGGGCCTGGAGCTCCGAGCCGAGGGCCCCCGCCGTGTCCTCTGCATCCGGGCTGCAGACCCGGTCCACGCAGGCCTCTACACCTGCCAGTCAGGGGCAGCCCCGGGGGCCCCCAGCCTCAGCTTCACCATCCAAGTGGCTG AGCCCCCAGTGCGGGTGGTGGACCCCGAGGCAGCCCAGACGAGGGTTCGCAGCACCCCAGGCGGGGACCTGGAGCTGGCGGTGCACCTCTCCCGGCCGGGGGGACCTGTGCGCTGGTACAAGGACGGGGAGCGCCTGGCGAGCCAGGGGCGGGTGCAGCTGGAGCAGGACGGGGCAAGGCAGGTGCTGCGGGTGCAGGGGGCCCGGAGCAGAGACGCCGGGGAGTACCTGTGCGACACGCCCCAGGACAGCCGCATCTTCCTCGTCAGCGTGGAAG AACCACCGCCGGTGAAGCTGGGCTCGGAGCTGACACCACTCACTGTGCACGAGGGTGATGACGCCACGTTCCGGTGTGAAGTCTCCCCACCAGATGCCGACGTCACTTGGCTGCACAATGGGGCCATTGTCACCCCAGGGCCCCAGCTAGAGGTGGCCCAGAATGGGTCAAGCCGCATATTGACCGTGCGAGGCTGCCAGCTCGAGGACGCGGGGACCGTGACTGCCCAAGCAGGGGGCACGTCCACAAGTGCCCGGCTCCATGTTCGAG agACGGAGCTGCTGTTCCTGCGGCGGCTGCAGGACGTGCGGGCAGAGGAAGGCCAGGACGTGTGCCTCGAAGTAGAGACAGGCCGAGTGGGTGCGGCAGGGGCCGTGCGCTGGGTGCGAGGTGGGGCACCCCTACCACCCGACTCCCGCCTGTCCACGGCCCAGGATGGCCACGTCTACCGCCTCTTCATCCACGGCGTCGTACTGGCCGACCAGGGCACCTACGGCTGCGAGAGCCACCACGATCGCACCCTGGCCAGGCTCAGCGTGAAGC CAAGGCAGCTAAGGGTGCTGCGGCCTCTGGAGGATGTGACCGTCATCGAGGGGGGCAGCGCCACCTTCCAGCTGGAGCTGTCCCAGGAGGATGTGACCGGGGAGTGGGCCCGGGGTGGAGTCCGGCTGCAGCCGGGGCCCACGTGCCAAATTCACGCAGAGGGCCACGCTCACTGCCTGGTACTCAGTGGCCTGGGCCTGGCCGACTCGGGCTGCATCTCCTTCACTGCGGATGCCCTGCGCTGTGCAGCCAGACTCACTGTGAGAG AGGCCCCAGTGACCATTGTGCGGGGGCCACAGGACCTAGAAGTGACCGAGGGTGACACAGCTACTTTCGAGTGTGAACTTTCCCAGGCCTTGGCTGATGTCACCTGGGAGAAG GACGGGCAGCCGCTCACCCCCAGCCCTCGGATCAGACTCCAGGCCCTAGGCACCCGCCGCCTTCTCCAGCTGCGACGCTGCGGTCCCTTGGACTCCGGGACCTACAGCTGCGTGGTGGGGATGGCCCGAGCCGGGCCCGTCCACCTGGTGGTGCGCG AGCGCAAGGTGTCTGTCCTCTCGGAGCTTCGGTCGGTGAGCGCCCGCGAAGGCGACGGAGCCACGTTCGAGTGCACCGTGTCGGAGGTCGAGACCACCGGGAGCTGGGAGCTCGGAGGCCGCCCGCTGAGACCCGGAGGCCGCGTCCGCATCCGACAGGAAG GGAAGAAACACATTCTGGTGCTGAGCGAGCTGCGCGCGGAGGACTCTGGTGAGGTCCGCTTCCAGGCGGGACCCGCCCAGTCCGTGGCTCAGCTAGAGGTGGAGG CATTGCCTCTCCAGATATGCCGCCGCCCCCCTCGCGAGAAGACAGTTCTGGTCGGCCGCCGGGCGGTGCTGGAGGTGACTGTGTCCCGCTCGGGGGGCCAAGTGTGCTGGTTGCGGGAGGGGGTCGCGCTGTGCCCGGGAGACAAGTACGAGCTGCGCAGTCATGGCCACACCCACAGCCTGGTCATCCATGACGTGCGACCTGAGGACCAGGGCACCTACTGCTGCCAGGCCGGCCAGGACAGCGCCCACACACGGCTGCTGGTAGAGG CTAGGAGGACCGAACCAGGCCAGGCGGGTGCCCTCGGACAGCTTGGAAGGCGCATGCCCTTAccctgggaaggggtggggagggaggggaaccaGAGGTGTTGGGAGACAATAAAAGTGGTACAGCCCCTTTCCTGGCTCTCTGTGTGA